Proteins encoded within one genomic window of Aspergillus nidulans FGSC A4 chromosome VII:
- a CDS encoding putative nucleoside-diphosphate-sugar epimerase (transcript_id=CADANIAT00008910) has translation MAPVKVFLTGATGYIGGDVFYAVTQAHPDWEISVLVRNKEKGEKLASEYPNVRVVQGDLDSAAIIEEETKNANIVFHCADCDHVASATAIAKGASHHTPEKPLWLIHTSGTGILTVEDFRTNTWGLERAKQHDDWDGVDELLNLPDDSLHRNVDKIIIEAGRRAPDAVKVAIVCPPTIYGPGRGPGNQKSVQAYWFAAAVLKRKKGFLVGEGKNVWHQIHVQDLSDLYRRLGDAAAAGGGKATWNDKGYYLAENGPFVWGDVQRAIAKAAYEKKLIPSPDVEPISDDEVKKLNEFGLYAWGSSSRGWSYRGKKLLGWSPNKPSLLELIPSIVDIEAKAQGLA, from the exons CACCCGTAAAGGTCTTTCT cactgGTGCGACTGGATATATTGGCGGGGATGTTTTCTATGCTGTAACCCAGGCCCATCCTGACTGGGAGATCTCTGTCCTGGTTCgcaacaaggagaagggagagaagctTGCCAGCGAGTATCCAAACGTCAGAGTCGTCCAGGGTGACCTAGACTCAGCTGCCATAATAGAGGAGGAGACCAAGAACGCAAATATTGTGTTCC ATTGCGCTGATTGCGACCACGTTGCATCTGCTACTGCTATTGCCAAAGGTGCCAGTCACCACACGCCTGAGAAGCCATTGTGGTTGATTCATACGTCGGGCACTGGTATCCTTACAGTTGAGGACTTTCGCACGAACACATGGGGTCTTGAGAGAGCCAAGCAGCATGATGATTGGGATGGTGTTGACGAACTATTGAACCTTCCCGACGACTCGCTGCACCGAAATGTCGATAAGATCATTATTGAAGCGGGACGACGCGCCCCGGACGCTGTCAAAGTGGCCATTGTCTGCCCTCCTACGATCTACGGTCCTGGCCGGGGTCCCGGAAACCAGAAGAGCGTCCAAGCGTACTGGTTTGCCGCCGCCGTCCTtaagagaaagaagggattCCTAGTTGGAGAAGGCAAGAATGTCTGGCACCAGATTCATGTGCAGGATTTGAGCGACCTCTACCGCCGCTTGGGAGACGCGGCAGCAGCCGGGGGTGGTAAGGCTACTTGGAATGACAAGGGGTACTATCTTGCGGAAAACGGCCCCTTCGTCTGGGGAGATGTCCAAAGAGCGATTGCGAAGGCTGCCTATGAGAAAAAACTTATCCCTTCGCCAGACGTCGAACCCATAAGTGATGATGAGGTAAAGAAGCTTAATGAATTTGGGCTCTATGCCTGGGGTAGCAGTTCAAGGGGCTGGTCTTACCGCGGGAAAAAGCTCTTGGGTTGGTCACCGAACAAACCTAGCTTGCTGGAGCTTATTCCATCCattgttgatattgaagCCAAAGCGCAGGGGTTGGCCTGA